CATTATCTCTTCAACAGAAGTCCCTAATTCATATTTATCTAAAATTAAATTATGGCCAACATCAGTTGCAGTTATAATCCCTATTAGTTTATCATCTTCAACAACAGGAAGAGAACTAATTTTATGTTTCATTAACTTCTCAAATGCATACACAACATCTATATCTGAAGTTGTTGTAATTACATCTTTAGTCATTATTTCTTTAAC
This Methanobrevibacter sp. DNA region includes the following protein-coding sequences:
- a CDS encoding CBS domain-containing protein; translated protein: MMNKKVKEIMTKDVITTTSDIDVVYAFEKLMKHKISSLPVVEDDKLIGIITATDVGHNLILDKYELGTSVEEIMIKSVITVSPEDTLEDAINIMKTGVSSSGILNQLPVVEDGKLVGIISDGDIIQEIF